From Micromonospora rifamycinica, a single genomic window includes:
- the dpgB gene encoding enoyl-CoA-hydratase DpgB, which produces MPLQHVVDGTLPLTAAVVAALDAFIDTVQDAPAGRVAVLELTGTPPDRKHPALSLVNKWERVLRRWERVAAPTVAVARGDCGGTAVEILLATDLRIAATDARLHLPAAGSGVWPGMGLYRLVNQAGYARVRRDVLFGNVIPADRAFALDLVDEVTDDPAGAVAVAVAALAAAGPDVAVRRQLMLDATTTPFEEALGRHLAACDRVLRDGDDEEARDVVFAG; this is translated from the coding sequence ATGCCCCTCCAGCACGTCGTCGACGGCACCCTGCCCCTCACGGCGGCGGTCGTCGCCGCACTCGACGCCTTCATCGACACCGTTCAGGACGCCCCCGCCGGGCGGGTCGCCGTCCTCGAACTCACCGGGACACCCCCGGACCGGAAGCACCCGGCGCTGAGCCTGGTCAACAAGTGGGAGCGCGTCCTGCGCCGGTGGGAACGGGTGGCCGCGCCGACGGTGGCGGTGGCCCGGGGGGACTGCGGCGGCACCGCCGTGGAGATCCTGCTCGCCACCGACCTCCGGATCGCGGCGACCGACGCCCGCCTGCACCTGCCGGCCGCCGGATCAGGGGTCTGGCCCGGTATGGGGCTGTACCGGCTGGTGAACCAGGCCGGTTACGCCCGGGTGCGCCGGGACGTCCTCTTCGGCAACGTGATCCCGGCCGACCGGGCCTTCGCCCTCGACCTGGTCGACGAGGTGACCGACGACCCCGCGGGCGCCGTCGCCGTGGCGGTGGCCGCTCTCGCCGCCGCGGGGCCCGACGTCGCGGTCCGGCGGCAGTTGATGCTCGACGCGACCACCACCCCGTTCGAGGAGGCGCTCGGTCGGCACCTGGCCGCCTGTGACCGGGTCCTGCGCGACGGGGACGACGAGGAGGCGCGTGATGTCGTCTTCGCCGGTTGA